From the Metamycoplasma hominis ATCC 23114 genome, one window contains:
- the rsgA gene encoding ribosome small subunit-dependent GTPase A — protein sequence MIEGKIVKSVAGFYDIKSFEDKQIYRVRGGGKLRLLDIVPIVGDNVLFKKDEFIYQILGRKNFFIRPKIANVDQAIVVMSLVEPEFSSLLVDKFLIIIESKNVKPIIVLTKKDLTSDSKIAFYKDQGYEVFEINYETGQGFEGLGEIFKHKTSFFVGQTGVGKTTLINYLAKTNFETQAISKALNRGKHTTREVSLIDFNGGEIIDTPGFSSIEFDLTIEELPIAFKSFREAASKCKFRTSCKHYLESVEDCEVKKLVLQGKIKQERYDNYISFLKRLTNPIK from the coding sequence ATGATAGAAGGTAAAATAGTTAAATCAGTTGCTGGTTTTTATGATATAAAAAGTTTTGAAGATAAGCAGATTTATCGTGTAAGAGGAGGAGGAAAACTTCGCTTGCTTGATATAGTGCCAATTGTGGGTGACAACGTTTTGTTTAAGAAAGACGAATTTATCTATCAAATTTTAGGTCGCAAGAATTTTTTTATTAGACCTAAAATTGCAAATGTTGATCAAGCAATTGTTGTGATGTCGTTAGTTGAACCTGAATTCAGTTCATTGCTCGTTGATAAATTTTTGATTATTATCGAAAGCAAGAATGTTAAACCTATTATCGTATTAACAAAAAAAGATCTAACTTCTGATTCAAAAATAGCTTTTTATAAGGATCAAGGTTATGAAGTTTTTGAAATTAATTACGAAACAGGGCAAGGATTTGAGGGCTTAGGAGAAATATTTAAACATAAGACAAGCTTCTTTGTTGGTCAAACAGGTGTAGGAAAAACTACCTTGATAAATTATTTGGCAAAAACAAATTTTGAAACACAAGCAATTTCTAAAGCCTTAAATCGAGGAAAGCATACAACAAGAGAAGTTAGTTTGATTGATTTTAATGGTGGTGAAATAATTGATACACCAGGTTTTTCTTCAATAGAATTTGATTTAACAATTGAAGAGCTACCGATTGCTTTTAAATCGTTTAGAGAGGCTGCAAGCAAATGCAAATTTAGAACAAGTTGTAAACATTATTTAGAATCCGTTGAGGATTGCGAAGTTAAAAAATTAGTTTTACAAGGCAAAATTAAACAAGAAAGATATGATAATTACATTAGTTTTTTAAAAAGACTAACAAATCCAATCAAATAG
- a CDS encoding ribulose-phosphate 3-epimerase — protein sequence MKKISSSVLDVEKNKLTNYIDQLVDWGVCNVHYDVMDGIFVNNTALTFQEIKQVKENCKKHTMDIHLMVKDVFKYYEMYKNIGDILTFHYEAFENSDLEKMIKQCQKDNVRLGLAIKPNTQVEEIRQYLKHCSLVLIMSVEPGFGGQKFIENSFNKIKELADIRKALDLNFIIEVDGGVKDQNIAKCFECGVNLAVVGSYLVKNFSKETIDQLLK from the coding sequence ATGAAAAAAATAAGTTCATCAGTTTTAGATGTTGAAAAGAATAAATTAACAAACTATATTGACCAATTAGTTGATTGAGGTGTTTGCAATGTTCATTATGATGTAATGGATGGAATTTTTGTAAACAATACTGCTTTAACATTTCAAGAAATCAAGCAAGTTAAAGAAAATTGCAAGAAACATACAATGGATATTCACTTGATGGTTAAAGATGTTTTCAAATATTATGAAATGTACAAGAATATTGGAGATATATTGACATTTCATTATGAAGCATTTGAAAATAGTGATCTTGAAAAGATGATTAAACAATGCCAAAAAGATAACGTTAGACTCGGCTTGGCAATAAAACCTAATACACAAGTTGAAGAAATAAGACAATATTTAAAACATTGTTCTTTGGTTTTAATAATGAGTGTTGAACCAGGCTTTGGTGGCCAAAAATTTATTGAAAATTCATTTAATAAAATAAAGGAATTAGCAGACATTCGTAAGGCTTTAGATTTAAACTTTATTATTGAAGTGGATGGTGGAGTTAAAGACCAAAATATTGCCAAATGTTTTGAATGTGGCGTTAATTTAGCAGTAGTTGGTTCTTATTTAGTAAAAAACTTTTCAAAAGAAACAATTGACCAACTTTTAAAATAA